One window from the genome of Gambusia affinis linkage group LG14, SWU_Gaff_1.0, whole genome shotgun sequence encodes:
- the LOC122843755 gene encoding uncharacterized protein LOC122843755: MVATTVEQQDGDVKLKDAGKKKRHKHLSPRTWKQNESKQKHLKGMSYKSKSGKEISAKTMGPPCNSKFCQQVSTQDCQVLTEEQQQWVFDKIWAMNTWEEHRSYVTTLVTKTSMKQKIVTEGSRRNSSFSYQLKLEDRTSVKVCKALFSSTLGLPERTITKWLDDPINPEKQAEEPSKSGPKSGKHTKVETDVKDFLKNWLRDLASVDSHYCRSTATYKDKKFLYQGTTISQLHREYGQAAATAGVRAVGIQYFTAVFHEENYSVFIPRKDQCDVCVSFKHGNISEAAYHAQVTKKDETHHACRVSSLL; this comes from the coding sequence ATGGTGGCAACAACTGTAGAACAGCAGGATGGGGATGTTAAATTGAAAGATgcaggcaaaaagaaaagacataaacACCTCAGTCCAAGAACATGGAAGCAAAATGAATCCAAGCAGAAACATCTGAAAGGAATGTCATACAAGAGCAAAAGTGGCAAAGAAATAAGTGCAAAAACAATGGGTCCTCCCTGCAACTCCAAGTTCTGTCAGCAAGTCTCAACTCAAGACTGCCAAGTCCTTacagaagagcagcagcagtgggTATTTGACAAGATTTGGGCAATGAACACCTGGGAAGAACATCGGTCATATGTCACCACTTTGGTCACAAAGACTAGCATGAAGCAAAAAATAGTTACTGAGGGATCCCGACGCAATTCATCATTTTCCTACCAACTGAAGCTTGAAGATAGAACAAGTGTTAAAGTGTGCAAGGCACTTTTTTCTTCTACACTTGGTCTCCCTGAAAGAACCATTACAAAATGGCTGGATGACCCCATCAACCctgaaaaacaagcagaggAGCCATCAAAATCTGGACCAAAAAGTGGCAAACACACAAAGGTGGAAACTGATGTCAAGGATTTCCTTAAGAACTGGTTGAGGGACCTGGCCAGTGTTGACTCACACTACTGCAGAAGCACAGCTACCTACAAAGACAAGAAGTTCCTTTACCAAGGCACAACCATCTCCCAACTACATCGTGAATATGGACAAGCAGCTGCAACTGCTGGAGTGAGAGCTGTTGGAATCCAATATTTCACAGCTGTGTTCCATGAGGAGAACTACTCCGTATTTATTCCAAGAAAAGATCAGtgtgatgtttgtgtttcattcaaACATGGAAATATCAGTGAGGCTGCATATCACGCACAAGTCACCAAGAAGGATGAAACCCATCATGCCTGTCGAGTGTCATCACTTCTTTGA